From the Bubalus kerabau isolate K-KA32 ecotype Philippines breed swamp buffalo chromosome 2, PCC_UOA_SB_1v2, whole genome shotgun sequence genome, one window contains:
- the ECE2 gene encoding endothelin-converting enzyme 2 isoform X4, whose amino-acid sequence MSVALQELGGGDNAGFRKRTSRLLGLHTQLEMVLAGVSLLLAALLLGCLVALGVQYHRDPSHSTCLTEACIRVAGKILESLDRGVSPCEDFYQFSCGGWIRRNPLPDGRSRWNTFNSLWDQNQAILKHLLENTTFNSSSEAERKTQRFYLSCLQVERIEELGAQPLRDLIDKIGGWNVTGPWDQDNFMEVLKAVAGTYRATPFFTVYVSADSKSSNSNIIQVDQSGLFLPSRDYYLNRTANEKVLTAYLDYMEELGMLLGGQPTSTREQMRQVLELEIQLANITVPQDQRRDEEKIYHKMSIAELQALAPSMDWLEFLSFLLSPLELGDSEPVVVYGTDYLQQVSELINRTEPSVLNNYLIWNLVQKTTSSLDHRFESAQEKLLETLYGTKKSCTPRWQTCISNTDDALGFALGSLFVKATFDRQSKEIAEGMISEIRAAFEEALGHLVWMDEKTRQAAKEKADAIYDMIGFPDFILEPKELDDVYDGYEVSEDSFFQNMLNLYNFSAKVMADQLRKPPSRDQWSMTPQTVNAYYLPTKNEIVFPAGILQAPFYACNHPKALNFGGIGVVMGHELTHAFDDQGREYDKEGNLRPWWQNESLAAFRNHTACIEEQYSQYQVNGEKLNGRQTLGENIADNGGLKAAYNAYKAWLRKHGEEQQLPAVGLTNHQLFFVGFAQVWCSVRTPESSHEGLVTDPHSPARFRVLGTLSNSRDFLRHFGCPVGSPMNSGQLCEVW is encoded by the exons ATGAGCGTCGCGCTGCAGGAGCTGGGCGGCGGCGACAAC GCGGGATTCCGGAAGAGGACCAGTCGCCTCTTGGGGTTGCACACCCAGCTGGAGATGGTCTTGGCTGGTGTCTCTCTACTGCTGGCTGCCCTGCTTCTGGGTTGCTTGGTGGCCCTGGGGGTCCAGTACCACAGAG ACCCATCCCATAGCACTTGCCTCACAGAGGCCTGCATTCGAGTGGCTGGAAAAATCCTGGAGTCCCTGGACCGTGGAGTGAGCCCCTGTGAGGACTTCTATCAGTTCTCCTGCGGAGGCTGGATTCGGAGAAACCCTCTACCTGATGGGCGTTCTCGCTGGAACACCTTCAACAGTCTCTGGGACCAGAATCAAGCCATCCTGAAGCACCTGCTTG AAAACACCACCTTCAACTCCAGCAGTGAAGCTGAACGGAAGACGCAGCGCTTCTACCTCTCCTGCTTACAGGTGGAGCGCATCGAGGAGCTGGGTGCCCAGCCACTGCGAGACCTCATTGACAAG ATTGGTGGCTGGAACGTTACGGGGCCTTGGGACCAGGACAACTTCATGGAGGTGCTGAAGGCAGTAGCAGGGACGTATAGGGCCACCCCCTTCTTTACTGTCTACGTCAGTGCCGACTCTAAGAGTTCCAACAGCAATATTATCCAG GTGGACCAGTCTGGGCTCTTTCTACCCTCTCGAGATTACTACCTAAACAGGACCGCCAATGAGAAA GTGCTTACTGCCTACCTGGACTACATGGAGGAGCTGGGGATGCTGCTGGGCGGACAGCCAACCTCCACGCGGGAGCAGATGCGGCAGGTGCTGGAGCTGGAGATACAACTGGCCAACATAACGGTGCCCCAGGACCAGCGGCGGGATGAGGAGAAGATCTACCACAAGATGAGCATCGCGGAGCTGCAG GCCCTGGCACCCTCCATGGACTGGCTGGAGTTTCTGTCCTTCTTGCTGTCACCGCTGGAGCTGGGTGATTCTGAGCCTGTGGTGGTGTATGGGACGGATTATTTGCAGCAGGTGTCGGAACTCATCAACCGCACAGAGCCAAG TGTCCTGAACAATTATCTGATCTGGAACCTGGTACAGAAGACAACTTCAAGCCTGGACCACCGCTTTGAGTCTGCACAAGAAAAGCTGCTGGAGACCCTCTATGGCACCAAGAAG TCCTGCACACCGAGGTGGCAGACCTGCATCTCCAACACCGATGACGCTCTTGGCTTCGCTCTGGGCTCCCTCTTTGTGAAAGCCACATTTGACCGGCAGAGCAAGGAAATT GCAGAGGGGATGATCAGCGAGATCCGAGCCGCCTTTGAGGAGGCTCTGGGACACTTGGTTTGGATGGATGAGAAGACCCGCCAGGCAGCCAAGGAGAAA GCAGATGCCATCTATGATATGATTGGTTTCCCGGACTTCATCCTGGAGCCCAAAGAGCTGGATGATGTTTATGATGGG TATGAAGTGTCTGAAGATTCCTTCTTCCAGAACATGTTGAATTTGTACAACTTCTCTGCTAAGGTGATGGCTGACCAGCTCCGCAAGCCTCCTAGCCGAGACCA GTGGAGCATGACCCCGCAGACAGTGAACGCCTACTACCTTCCAACCAAGAATGAAATTGTCTTCCCtgctggcatcctgcaggccccCTTCTACGCTTGCAACCACCCCAA GGCCCTGAACTTTGGTGGCATCGGTGTGGTGATGGGCCACGAGTTGACACATGCCTTTGATGACCAAG GGCGCGAGTATGACAAGGAAGGGAACCTGCGGCCGTGGTGGCAGAATGAGTCATTGGCAGCCTTCCGGAACCACACGGCCTGCATAGAGGAGCAGTACAGCCAGTACCAGGTCAACGGGGAGAAGCTCAACGGGCGCCAGACACTGGGGGAGAACATTGCTGACAATGGGGGGCTTAAGGCTGCCTACAAC GCTTACAAAGCATGGCTAAGAAAGCATGGGGAGGAGCAGCAGCTGCCAGCTGTGGGACTCACCAACCACCAGCTCTTCTTTGTGGGATTTGCCCAG GTGTGGTGCTCGGTCCGCACACCCGAGAGCTCTCACGAGGGGCTGGTGACCGACCCCCACAGCCCTGCCCGCTTCCGCGTGCTGGGCACTCTCTCCAACTCCCGTGACTTCCTGCGGCACTTCGGCTGCCCTGTCGGCTCCCCCATGAACTCAGGGCAGCTTTGTGAGGTGTGGTAG
- the ECE2 gene encoding endothelin-converting enzyme 2 isoform X3, which translates to MSVALQELGGGDNMVEYKRATLRDEDAPETPVEGGASPDAVEAGFRKRTSRLLGLHTQLEMVLAGVSLLLAALLLGCLVALGVQYHRDPSHSTCLTEACIRVAGKILESLDRGVSPCEDFYQFSCGGWIRRNPLPDGRSRWNTFNSLWDQNQAILKHLLENTTFNSSSEAERKTQRFYLSCLQVERIEELGAQPLRDLIDKIGGWNVTGPWDQDNFMEVLKAVAGTYRATPFFTVYVSADSKSSNSNIIQVDQSGLFLPSRDYYLNRTANEKVLTAYLDYMEELGMLLGGQPTSTREQMRQVLELEIQLANITVPQDQRRDEEKIYHKMSIAELQALAPSMDWLEFLSFLLSPLELGDSEPVVVYGTDYLQQVSELINRTEPSVLNNYLIWNLVQKTTSSLDHRFESAQEKLLETLYGTKKSCTPRWQTCISNTDDALGFALGSLFVKATFDRQSKEIAEGMISEIRAAFEEALGHLVWMDEKTRQAAKEKADAIYDMIGFPDFILEPKELDDVYDGYEVSEDSFFQNMLNLYNFSAKVMADQLRKPPSRDQWSMTPQTVNAYYLPTKNEIVFPAGILQAPFYACNHPKALNFGGIGVVMGHELTHAFDDQGREYDKEGNLRPWWQNESLAAFRNHTACIEEQYSQYQVNGEKLNGRQTLGENIADNGGLKAAYNAYKAWLRKHGEEQQLPAVGLTNHQLFFVGFAQVWCSVRTPESSHEGLVTDPHSPARFRVLGTLSNSRDFLRHFGCPVGSPMNSGQLCEVW; encoded by the exons ATGAGCGTCGCGCTGCAGGAGCTGGGCGGCGGCGACAAC ATGGTGGAGTACAAACGCGCCACGCTGCGGGATGAAGACGCTCCCGAGACCCCCGTAGAGGGCGGGGCCTCCCCGGACGCCGTGGAG GCGGGATTCCGGAAGAGGACCAGTCGCCTCTTGGGGTTGCACACCCAGCTGGAGATGGTCTTGGCTGGTGTCTCTCTACTGCTGGCTGCCCTGCTTCTGGGTTGCTTGGTGGCCCTGGGGGTCCAGTACCACAGAG ACCCATCCCATAGCACTTGCCTCACAGAGGCCTGCATTCGAGTGGCTGGAAAAATCCTGGAGTCCCTGGACCGTGGAGTGAGCCCCTGTGAGGACTTCTATCAGTTCTCCTGCGGAGGCTGGATTCGGAGAAACCCTCTACCTGATGGGCGTTCTCGCTGGAACACCTTCAACAGTCTCTGGGACCAGAATCAAGCCATCCTGAAGCACCTGCTTG AAAACACCACCTTCAACTCCAGCAGTGAAGCTGAACGGAAGACGCAGCGCTTCTACCTCTCCTGCTTACAGGTGGAGCGCATCGAGGAGCTGGGTGCCCAGCCACTGCGAGACCTCATTGACAAG ATTGGTGGCTGGAACGTTACGGGGCCTTGGGACCAGGACAACTTCATGGAGGTGCTGAAGGCAGTAGCAGGGACGTATAGGGCCACCCCCTTCTTTACTGTCTACGTCAGTGCCGACTCTAAGAGTTCCAACAGCAATATTATCCAG GTGGACCAGTCTGGGCTCTTTCTACCCTCTCGAGATTACTACCTAAACAGGACCGCCAATGAGAAA GTGCTTACTGCCTACCTGGACTACATGGAGGAGCTGGGGATGCTGCTGGGCGGACAGCCAACCTCCACGCGGGAGCAGATGCGGCAGGTGCTGGAGCTGGAGATACAACTGGCCAACATAACGGTGCCCCAGGACCAGCGGCGGGATGAGGAGAAGATCTACCACAAGATGAGCATCGCGGAGCTGCAG GCCCTGGCACCCTCCATGGACTGGCTGGAGTTTCTGTCCTTCTTGCTGTCACCGCTGGAGCTGGGTGATTCTGAGCCTGTGGTGGTGTATGGGACGGATTATTTGCAGCAGGTGTCGGAACTCATCAACCGCACAGAGCCAAG TGTCCTGAACAATTATCTGATCTGGAACCTGGTACAGAAGACAACTTCAAGCCTGGACCACCGCTTTGAGTCTGCACAAGAAAAGCTGCTGGAGACCCTCTATGGCACCAAGAAG TCCTGCACACCGAGGTGGCAGACCTGCATCTCCAACACCGATGACGCTCTTGGCTTCGCTCTGGGCTCCCTCTTTGTGAAAGCCACATTTGACCGGCAGAGCAAGGAAATT GCAGAGGGGATGATCAGCGAGATCCGAGCCGCCTTTGAGGAGGCTCTGGGACACTTGGTTTGGATGGATGAGAAGACCCGCCAGGCAGCCAAGGAGAAA GCAGATGCCATCTATGATATGATTGGTTTCCCGGACTTCATCCTGGAGCCCAAAGAGCTGGATGATGTTTATGATGGG TATGAAGTGTCTGAAGATTCCTTCTTCCAGAACATGTTGAATTTGTACAACTTCTCTGCTAAGGTGATGGCTGACCAGCTCCGCAAGCCTCCTAGCCGAGACCA GTGGAGCATGACCCCGCAGACAGTGAACGCCTACTACCTTCCAACCAAGAATGAAATTGTCTTCCCtgctggcatcctgcaggccccCTTCTACGCTTGCAACCACCCCAA GGCCCTGAACTTTGGTGGCATCGGTGTGGTGATGGGCCACGAGTTGACACATGCCTTTGATGACCAAG GGCGCGAGTATGACAAGGAAGGGAACCTGCGGCCGTGGTGGCAGAATGAGTCATTGGCAGCCTTCCGGAACCACACGGCCTGCATAGAGGAGCAGTACAGCCAGTACCAGGTCAACGGGGAGAAGCTCAACGGGCGCCAGACACTGGGGGAGAACATTGCTGACAATGGGGGGCTTAAGGCTGCCTACAAC GCTTACAAAGCATGGCTAAGAAAGCATGGGGAGGAGCAGCAGCTGCCAGCTGTGGGACTCACCAACCACCAGCTCTTCTTTGTGGGATTTGCCCAG GTGTGGTGCTCGGTCCGCACACCCGAGAGCTCTCACGAGGGGCTGGTGACCGACCCCCACAGCCCTGCCCGCTTCCGCGTGCTGGGCACTCTCTCCAACTCCCGTGACTTCCTGCGGCACTTCGGCTGCCCTGTCGGCTCCCCCATGAACTCAGGGCAGCTTTGTGAGGTGTGGTAG